GCGCACATAGGTAGAGAGTATACGTAGTTCGATCGATCATGCGAGGCTTGGTATGGTGGCTACTTACTGTCGCAGAGCTGGATGGGCGGCTGGACCTGGCCGCAGCTGGTGGGGATCTCGAGGGCGTGGGTGACGTTGACGTCGTAGCCGGTGGAGCGGCCGTAGACACCGTTGGCGATGTAGCAGAGGCAGAAGGGGTCGGCGTTGAAGGCGGCGCTGTAGGCGTCGCAGCAGGCGGGCGAGGCCGCCGGCGCGCCCTCGTACATGAACGCGTGGCACGCCAGCAGGCCGCCCAGCGTGTCCCGGCAGTACTCCGTCccggccgccgccgacgccgaggGGGCCAGCGCCGCCGCGGCGAGGACGGCGAGCGCTAGGAGGAGGGGAGCAAACCTGGTGCTAGACGCCATGCTGCGAGATTGATCGGCGAGTTGGTCGTTTCTAGATCGCGATTGAGGTGTACGTATGCATGCGGGGGCGCGCAGCTTATTATTTATTGATGGGGCGTAGGGGTTGGTAGAGGCGTCAATGTAAGAGGATTTATATTTTGAACGGAGACATTGCGTCGTGCAAGGAACAGACAAGTCAATACACAATACTCTCGCTATTCTACGCCTCCGAGAAAAGTAATTCTACCCATGTATTGGAGATTCGAATCCATGCAGTCCTGGGCTCGCCCTTGATCTATTGGAGATTCGAATCTATGCAGTCCTGGGCTCCACAATATTTCACG
This window of the Triticum aestivum cultivar Chinese Spring chromosome 5D, IWGSC CS RefSeq v2.1, whole genome shotgun sequence genome carries:
- the LOC123125088 gene encoding non-specific lipid transfer protein GPI-anchored 19 isoform X2, which encodes MASSTRFAPLLLALAVLAAAALAPSASAAAGTEYCRDTLGGLLACHAFMYEGAPAASPACCDAYSAAFNADPFCLCYIANGVYGRSTGYDVNVTHALEIPTSCGQVQPPIQLCDMQGVVLPPYEPESGPKASSPAAQPPSGSVEPPRSSPAAPSSTSPPPPPPTTTTTSGSDQSSAQMALVLFTVAAGMLAAVA
- the LOC123125088 gene encoding non-specific lipid transfer protein GPI-anchored 19 isoform X1, producing MASSTRFAPLLLALAVLAAAALAPSASAAAGTEYCRDTLGGLLACHAFMYEGAPAASPACCDAYSAAFNADPFCLCYIANGVYGRSTGYDVNVTHALEIPTSCGQVQPPIQLCDMQGVVLPPYEPESGPKASSPAAQPPSAGSVEPPRSSPAAPSSTSPPPPPPTTTTTSGSDQSSAQMALVLFTVAAGMLAAVA